One part of the Arabidopsis thaliana chromosome 1 sequence genome encodes these proteins:
- a CDS encoding GYF domain-containing protein, which translates to MAEGKFDLPDDLILSKSSDQLKELASDNSIPLSPQWLYTKSSESKMDVRSPTPMPMGNPSDPNLKDAWRLDAPEDKKDWKKIVSENETNRRWREEERETGLLGARKVDRRKTERRIDNVSSRETGEVKTTAASDRWNDVNSRAAVHEPRRDNKWSSRWGPDDKEKEARCEKVEINKDKEEPQSESQSVVSNVRATSERDSDPRDKWRPRHRMESQSGVPTSYRTAPGFGLDRGRAEGPNLGFTVGRGRASTIGRGSSTSLIGAGSASAPVFRYPRGKLLDMYRKQKPDPSLGRIPTEMDEVASITQVALIEPLAFIAPDTEEEASINGIWKGRIISSEVYTSSGEESLGENSLLKCRIPESGETKVDGALLGFMNGDNGSMKNNDSGLLGSHNGGLGAASSVPRLNSVASESYGSFGAGYQVSHGSPEAVRSVFTKSPVLDGSESVVGSFEQDYMGKLQQPDVEVDQSEAAMPPEDFLFLYIDPQGVIQGPFIGSDIISWFEQGFFGTDLQVRLANAPEGTPFQDLGRVMSYLKTESAHAHISNQESELEETRLKANSDTGLSIAPVAESNDSSSMNGTSRSFSVYNNPSAQDNFQRKSESEFYATPPHTEDRSFLDFSTQDEGRAGVSGYASVKSSTSMHDAFMEVSGQSAIPVESTKAATQKQHENKLHPFGVLWSELESSNVPVNLLPNRSYDAMGEPTGAIDNRPIDSRRNTQVDPNMSLDGLASNRMSQFEHLSNRFNLGDQLSSNQHNQQQFQNRDMLSHSHIGDQAQDLDYLITLQLQQQQKIQLQQQQKIQLQQQQKIQLQQQQKMQLQQHQLEQEHQLHQKLLQEQQQSHARQLHYQQILQGQTPDSRFGQSHDFPRSNNVDQMLLEHQLMNELQKSSGHPSQNFAPYIEQLAAGNFGQLPHEGHQRELLEQLLSTKMQSQYGPMQSPYGQLQSEPTRSLEYQLLQQEQLMQLANGVRHNTLLEEQRHIDPLWPSDHNDQLLRSHPGIQRSRSSTGFRQLDFHQQQQRPPFEDQFGQLERNLLYQQQLRQELFEQGLPFERSASLPVSVSGMNLDPVNGLGLSQGLELRDATTHMQIGNSTLGFNHQNPRIPIGEPHFSQLESMEGRWSGADTQVVGDWAESQLHRSNIDAEHHKMRSESRRMGEDSNSWMLGGTTEDRSKQLFMELLHQRPGHQSAESPSMNRGQSFDRMAPSGLTPGIQTLGGYSDHGGSHNAPSTFGARAFSDEQINRSSGDRNNMGSLHRNNSLLSGIIDGGRSTQNETQAFSNMYAMNKDANDIKTWNNVPPKNEGMGRMMSFEAQDRMGKQAVLDSLVHGELPVVTPGQQSSLNISGLS; encoded by the exons ATGGCCGAAGGGAAGTTCGATCTGCCTGACGATCTCATCCTTTCCAAATCTTCTGATCAGTTGAAAG AATTGGCCTCAGATAACAGCATTCCGTTGTCTCCGCAGTGGCTTTACACGAAATCAAGCGAGAGCAAGATG GATGTTCGATCTCCTACTCCTATGCCCATGGGAAATCCAAGTGACCCAAATCTGAAGGATGCATGGCGCTTGGATGCACCCGAAGACAAAAAAGACTGGAAGAAAATTGTGTCTGAGAATGAAACTAATCGCAGATGGCGtgaagaggaaagagaaacTGGTTTACTCGGTGCTAGGAAAGTTGATCGACGAAAAACAGAGCGTCGCATTGACAATGTCTCAAGCAGAGAAACTGGTGAAGTTAAAACTACTGCTGCTTCTGATAGGTGGAATGATGTTAATTCTCGTGCTGCTGTACATGAACCCCGTCGCGACAACAAATGGTCATCTCGGTGGGGTCCTGatgacaaagagaaagaagcccGTTGTGAGAAGGTAGAGATTAACAAGGACAAGGAAGAGCCTCAGAGTGAAAGTCAATCTGTTGTTAGCAATGTCCGTGCAACTTCTGAACGGGACTCTGACCCTCGTGACAAATGGAGGCCACGTCATAGGATGGAATCGCAGTCTGGTGTGCCTACTTCTTATCGTACTGCACCTGGGTTTGGACTTGATAGAGGACGAGCTGAGGGCCCAAATTTAGGGTTCACTGTTGGCCGAGGAAGGGCATCTACTATTGGGAGGGGTTCTTCAACTTCCTTAATTGGTGCTGGTAGTGCTTCAGCCCCTGTGTTTCGGTATCCAAGGGGTAAGTTGCTTGATATGTATAGAAAACAGAAGCCTGATCCTTCCCTAGGTAGGATACCGACTGAAATGGATGAAGTTGCCTCCATAACGCAAGTGGCTCTGATCGAACCTCTTGCTTTTATCGCACCTGATACCGAAGAAGAG GCAAGCATTAACGGCATATGGAAGGGAAGGATCATTAGTAGTGAAGTTTACACTTCATCTGGGGAAGAGTCCTTAGGTGAAAACAGTCTGT TGAAATGCCGCATACCTGAGTCAGGTGAGACAAAAGTGGATGGTGCTTTGCTAGGGTTTATGAATGGTGACAATGGCTCCATGAAAAATAATGATTCCG GATTACTTGGTAGTCATAATGGAGGTCTGGGGGCAGCTTCTAGCGTCCCAAGATTGAATTCAGTGGCTTCTGAAAGTTATGGATCTTTTGGAGCTGGTTATCAAGTTTCTCATGGAAGTCCTGAAGCAGTTAGATCAGTTTTTACTAAGTCCCCTGTGTTGGATGGGAGCGAATCTGTTGTTGGGTCGTTCGAGCAAGATTATATGGGCAAGCTGCAGCAACCAGATGTTGAAGTGGATCAGTCAGAAGCGGCTATGCCACCTGAGGATTTCTTATTCTTGTATATTGATCCTCAAGGAGTAATTCAGGGACCATTCATTGGTTCTGACATTATTTCATGGTTTGAACAAGGGTTTTTTGGGACAGACCTACAGGTGCGCTTGGCAAATGCTCCAGAAGGAACTCCTTTTCAAGATCTAGGCAGGGTCATGTCATATTTAAAGACAGAAAGCGCCCATGCCCATATCAGTAACCAAGAGAGTGAGCTAGAAGAGACTAGGTTAAAAGCAAATTCAGACACTGGTTTATCAATTGCACCAGTAGCAGAATCTAATGATTCATCCTCTATGAATGGCACGTCTCGTTCGTTTTCAGTGTATAACAACCCCTCAGCTCAGGATAATTTTCAAAGAAAGTCTGAGTCAGAATTTTATGCGACACCACCACATACTGAGGACCGAAGTTTCTTGGACTTCTCTACTCAGGATGAAG GAAGAGCTGGAGTTTCTGGTTATGCGTCAGTAAAATCCTCTACAAGTATGCATGATGCTTTTATGGAAGTTTCTGGCCAGTCTGCTATTCCTGTTGAATCCACTAAGGCTGCTACTCAAAAGCAGCATGAGAATAAGCTGCATCCGTTTGGTGTGTTGTGGTCTGAGCTAGAGAGCAGTAACGTACCAGTTAACCTGTTACCAAACAGGTCCTATGATGCAATGGGGGAGCCTACTGGTGCAATAGACAATCGGCCCATTGATTCCCGAAGAAATACACAAGTTGATCCCAACATGTCCCTTGATGGTCTGGCTTCTAACCGGATGTCGCAGTTTGAACATCTTTCCAACCGCTTTAACCTTGGGGATCAACTTTCATCAAATCAACATAACCAACAGCAATTCCAAAACCGGGATATGCTGTCGCATTCACATATAGGTGATCAAGCTCAGGATCTGGATTATTTAATAACTCTCCAGTTGCAGCAGCAACAAAAGATTCAGTTGCAACAGCAGCAGAAGATTCAattgcagcagcagcagaagaTTCAGTTGCAACAGCAGCAGAAGATGCAGCTGCAACAGCATCAACTAGAACAAGAGCATCAGTTACATCAGAAGCTCTTACAGGAGCAACAACAGTCCCATGCTCGGCAATTACATTATCAACAGATTCTACAAGGACAGACTCCTGATTCAAGGTTTGGGCAGTCACATGACTTCCCTCGATCCAACAATGTTGATCAGATGTTGTTAGAACACCAGCTAATGAATGAACTGCAGAAAAGTTCTGGCCATCCGTCACAAAATTTTGCACCATACATTGAGCAACTTGCCGCTGGAAATTTTGGTCAATTGCCACATGAAGGCCATCAGAGGGAACTACTTGAACAGCTACTTTCAACAAAAATGCAATCTCAATATGGACCAATGCAATCTCCATACGGACAACTGCAATCTGAACCAACTCGGTCTTTGGAGTACCAACTGCTGCAGCAAGAGCAGCTGATGCAATTGGCAAACGGAGTGAGGCACAATACACTATTGGAGGAACAGAGACATATTGACCCTCTGTGGCCATCTGACCATAATGATCAGCTTCTAAGAAGTCATCCTGGGATCCAACGTTCGCGATCCTCTACAGGATTTAGACAACTAGACTTTCATCAACAGCAGCAGAGGCCACCCTTCGAGGATCAGTTTGGTCAACTTGAGCGGAACCTTTTATATCAGCAACAGCTTCGACAAGAATTATTCGAGCAGGGTCTGCCATTTGAGCGATCAGCATCCTTACCTGTAAGTGTATCGGGGATGAATCTGGATCCAGTAAATGGTCTTGGACTCTCTCAAGGTCTGGAGTTGCGGGATGCTACTACCCACATGCAGATTGGGAATTCTACTCTGGGTTTTAATCATCAGAATCCCCGTATACCAATAGGTGAACCTCATTTTTCACAGTTGGAATCAATGGAAGGACGTTGGTCTGGAGCTGACACACAGGTTGTTGGTGACTGGGCCGAATCTCAACTTCATAGATCAAATATTGATGCTGAACATCATAAAATGAGGTCAGAAAGTAGGAGAATGGGTGAAGATTCCAACTCATGGATGTTAGGTGGGACTACAGAAGACAGGTCAAAACAGCTATTTATGGAGTTGCTCCACCAGAGACCCGGCCATCAATCTGCTGAATCACCAAGCATGAACCGTGGGCAATCCTTTGACAGGATGGCTCCTTCTGGCCTTACCCCAGGGATTCAAACACTTGGCGGCTATTCAGATCATGGTGGTAGTCATAACGCTCCTTCAACTTTTGGTGCTCGAGCATTTTCTGATGAACAGATCAACAGATCATCCGGAGATAGGAACAATATGGGATCATTGCACCGTAATAATTCCTTGCTTTCTGGAATTATTGATGGTGGGCGGTCAACTCAGAATGAAACTCAAGCCTTCAGTAATATGTATGCTATGAACAAAGACGCGAATGACATCAAAACTTGGAACAATGTGCCGCCTAAAAATGAGGGAATGGGAAGGATGATGTCATTTGAAGCCCAAGATAGAATGGGCAAGCAAGCAGTATTAGACTCACTGGTTCATGGGGAGCTTCCTGTTGTTACGCCTGGCCAACAGTCTTCTTTAAATATCTCTG GCTTATCCTGA
- a CDS encoding nuclear pore complex protein (unknown protein; FUNCTIONS IN: molecular_function unknown; INVOLVED IN: biological_process unknown; LOCATED IN: nucleolus; EXPRESSED IN: 20 plant structures; EXPRESSED DURING: 13 growth stages; Has 2922 Blast hits to 2454 proteins in 263 species: Archae - 0; Bacteria - 57; Metazoa - 1043; Fungi - 654; Plants - 388; Viruses - 11; Other Eukaryotes - 769 (source: NCBI BLink).): protein MFGTPSSSPSFGTPSSTPAFGTSSPAFGTPSATPAFGTPSNPSFSSGGFGSSLFSSPFSSQQPQQQQQQQQQQQPSSLFQQQPSSNFGFQSPFNNTAQQQQQTPFPNAQLTTQMAPVAPIPYSLADRDVQAIIEAYKEDPTNPKYAFQHLLFSVTEPQYRVKPAAVSDIMWAEAMSKLEGMDSTERERLWPQLVQGFKDLSQRLKLQDEVLVSDRDRIKTTQSNVKMLQRHLQASTFPSIERLRQKEQSLQRRMLRVMRIIEGLEGKGFRLPLTKGEAELSEKLTAITRQVKGPGAELSRRVQSLQTISRAQANSIAAGSSLYLPGSTKIDEQSLIDMQEVLQQETEAIGRLGNVLKRDMRDMEIMVAEDTEMALDS from the exons ATGTTCGGCACTCCGTCTTCATCGCCGTCATTCGGCACTCCGTCATCCACACCCGCCTTTGGCACATCTTCTCCGGCGTTCGGTACACCGTCAGCTACGCCTGCGTTCGGTACGCCATCGAATCCTTCCTTCTCCTCCGGCGGATTTGGCTCTTCACTCTTCTCGTCTCCCTTCTCATCTCAACAgccacagcaacaacaacaacaacaacagcagcagcagccgAGTTCACTGTTTCAGCAACAGCCATCttctaattttggttttcagtCACCATTCAACAACACCgctcagcagcagcagcaaacGCCTTTCCCAAATGCTCAATTGACTACTCAGATGGCTCCCGTTGCTCCAATTCCTTACTCTCTCGCCGATCGTGATGTCCAG gCTATCATTGAAGCTTATAAGGAAGATCCAACGAATCCCAAGTATGCTTTTCAG CATCTTTTATTCAGTGTGACTGAACCACAGTACCGGGTGAAGCCTGCAGCTGTATCAGAT ATAATGTGGGCAGAGGCCATGAGCAAACTTGAAGGTATGGATTCAACAGAAAGAGAGCGCCTTTGGCCTCAGCTTGTGCAAGGTTTCAAAGATCTCTCTCAGCGCCTTAAG CTTCAAGATGAAGTTCTCGTCTCAGATAGGGATAGAATAAAAACGACTCAGAGCAATGTTAAAATG CTTCAGAGACATTTGCAAGCATCAACCTTCCCATCTATTGAAAGGTTGAGACAGAAGGAGCAGAGTCTTCAAAGACGCATGTTGAGG GTGATGAGGATTATAGAAGGCTTAGAAGGGAAGGGTTTCCGGTTACCCTTGACGAAAGGAGAGGCCGAACTGTCTGAGAAGTTAACTGCAATAACAAGACag GTGAAAGGTCCTGGAGCAGAGCTTTCTAGGAGGGTGCAAAGTCTGCAGACGATATCTCGTGCTCAAGCAAATTCAATTGCTGCTGGTAGTTCCCTTTATCTCCCTGGGTCAACTAAAATAGACGAGCAGAGCTTGATAGATATGCAGGAG GTATTGCAACAAGAGACAGAAGCCATAGGAAGACTTGGGAACGTATTGAAGCGAGACATGAGGGATATGGAAATCATGGTGGCTGAAGATACAGAAATGGCACTAGACTCATAG
- a CDS encoding GYF domain-containing protein (GYF domain-containing protein; CONTAINS InterPro DOMAIN/s: GYF (InterPro:IPR003169); BEST Arabidopsis thaliana protein match is: GYF domain-containing protein (TAIR:AT1G27430.1).), translating to MAEGKFDLPDDLILSKSSDQLKELASDNSIPLSPQWLYTKSSESKMDVRSPTPMPMGNPSDPNLKDAWRLDAPEDKKDWKKIVSENETNRRWREEERETGLLGARKVDRRKTERRIDNVSSRETGEVKTTAASDRWNDVNSRAAVHEPRRDNKWSSRWGPDDKEKEARCEKVEINKDKEEPQSESQSVVSNVRATSERDSDPRDKWRPRHRMESQSGVPTSYRTAPGFGLDRGRAEGPNLGFTVGRGRASTIGRGSSTSLIGAGSASAPVFRYPRGKLLDMYRKQKPDPSLGRIPTEMDEVASITQVALIEPLAFIAPDTEEEASINGIWKGRIISSEVYTSSGEESLGENSLLKCRIPESGETKVDGALLGFMNGDNGSMKNNDSGLLGSHNGGLGAASSVPRLNSVASESYGSFGAGYQVSHGSPEAVRSVFTKSPVLDGSESVVGSFEQDYMGKLQQPDVEVDQSEAAMPPEDFLFLYIDPQGVIQGPFIGSDIISWFEQGFFGTDLQVRLANAPEGTPFQDLGRVMSYLKTESAHAHISNQESELEETRLKANSDTGLSIAPVAESNDSSSMNGTSRSFSVYNNPSAQDNFQRKSESEFYATPPHTEDRSFLDFSTQDEGRAGVSGYASVKSSTSMHDAFMEVSGQSAIPVESTKAATQKQHENKLHPFGVLWSELESSNVPVNLLPNRSYDAMGEPTGAIDNRPIDSRRNTQVDPNMSLDGLASNRMSQFEHLSNRFNLGDQLSSNQHNQQQFQNRDMLSHSHIGDQAQDLDYLITLQLQQQQKIQLQQQQKIQLQQQQKIQLQQQQKMQLQQHQLEQEHQLHQKLLQEQQQSHARQLHYQQILQGQTPDSRFGQSHDFPRSNNVDQMLLEHQLMNELQKSSGHPSQNFAPYIEQLAAGNFGQLPHEGHQRELLEQLLSTKMQSQYGPMQSPYGQLQSEPTRSLEYQLLQQEQLMQLANGVRHNTLLEEQRHIDPLWPSDHNDQLLRSHPGIQRSRSSTGFRQLDFHQQQQRPPFEDQFGQLERNLLYQQQLRQELFEQGLPFERSASLPVSVSGMNLDPVNGLGLSQGLELRDATTHMQIGNSTLGFNHQNPRIPIGEPHFSQLESMEGRWSGADTQVVGDWAESQLHRSNIDAEHHKMRSESRRMGEDSNSWMLGGTTEDRSKQLFMELLHQRPGHQSAESPSMNRGQSFDRMAPSGLTPGIQTLGGYSDHGGSHNAPSTFGARAFSDEQINRSSGDRNNMGSLHRNNSLLSGIIDGGRSTQNETQAFSNMYAMNKDANDIKTWNNVPPKNEGMGRMMSFEAQDRMGKQAVLDSLVHGELPVVTPGQQSSLNISDQYSDNLVGEDRRKDRLVVPSHGQNSVLLKRPPSSHSSSSHEGLIERISDTASRTAASSYSGIEGGVRRESGAAGNKGSTSEATSFSEMLKKSNSMKKVAAESNDVTEGSKGGGGKKKGKKGRQIDPALLGFKVTSNRIMGEIHRADDF from the exons ATGGCCGAAGGGAAGTTCGATCTGCCTGACGATCTCATCCTTTCCAAATCTTCTGATCAGTTGAAAG AATTGGCCTCAGATAACAGCATTCCGTTGTCTCCGCAGTGGCTTTACACGAAATCAAGCGAGAGCAAGATG GATGTTCGATCTCCTACTCCTATGCCCATGGGAAATCCAAGTGACCCAAATCTGAAGGATGCATGGCGCTTGGATGCACCCGAAGACAAAAAAGACTGGAAGAAAATTGTGTCTGAGAATGAAACTAATCGCAGATGGCGtgaagaggaaagagaaacTGGTTTACTCGGTGCTAGGAAAGTTGATCGACGAAAAACAGAGCGTCGCATTGACAATGTCTCAAGCAGAGAAACTGGTGAAGTTAAAACTACTGCTGCTTCTGATAGGTGGAATGATGTTAATTCTCGTGCTGCTGTACATGAACCCCGTCGCGACAACAAATGGTCATCTCGGTGGGGTCCTGatgacaaagagaaagaagcccGTTGTGAGAAGGTAGAGATTAACAAGGACAAGGAAGAGCCTCAGAGTGAAAGTCAATCTGTTGTTAGCAATGTCCGTGCAACTTCTGAACGGGACTCTGACCCTCGTGACAAATGGAGGCCACGTCATAGGATGGAATCGCAGTCTGGTGTGCCTACTTCTTATCGTACTGCACCTGGGTTTGGACTTGATAGAGGACGAGCTGAGGGCCCAAATTTAGGGTTCACTGTTGGCCGAGGAAGGGCATCTACTATTGGGAGGGGTTCTTCAACTTCCTTAATTGGTGCTGGTAGTGCTTCAGCCCCTGTGTTTCGGTATCCAAGGGGTAAGTTGCTTGATATGTATAGAAAACAGAAGCCTGATCCTTCCCTAGGTAGGATACCGACTGAAATGGATGAAGTTGCCTCCATAACGCAAGTGGCTCTGATCGAACCTCTTGCTTTTATCGCACCTGATACCGAAGAAGAG GCAAGCATTAACGGCATATGGAAGGGAAGGATCATTAGTAGTGAAGTTTACACTTCATCTGGGGAAGAGTCCTTAGGTGAAAACAGTCTGT TGAAATGCCGCATACCTGAGTCAGGTGAGACAAAAGTGGATGGTGCTTTGCTAGGGTTTATGAATGGTGACAATGGCTCCATGAAAAATAATGATTCCG GATTACTTGGTAGTCATAATGGAGGTCTGGGGGCAGCTTCTAGCGTCCCAAGATTGAATTCAGTGGCTTCTGAAAGTTATGGATCTTTTGGAGCTGGTTATCAAGTTTCTCATGGAAGTCCTGAAGCAGTTAGATCAGTTTTTACTAAGTCCCCTGTGTTGGATGGGAGCGAATCTGTTGTTGGGTCGTTCGAGCAAGATTATATGGGCAAGCTGCAGCAACCAGATGTTGAAGTGGATCAGTCAGAAGCGGCTATGCCACCTGAGGATTTCTTATTCTTGTATATTGATCCTCAAGGAGTAATTCAGGGACCATTCATTGGTTCTGACATTATTTCATGGTTTGAACAAGGGTTTTTTGGGACAGACCTACAGGTGCGCTTGGCAAATGCTCCAGAAGGAACTCCTTTTCAAGATCTAGGCAGGGTCATGTCATATTTAAAGACAGAAAGCGCCCATGCCCATATCAGTAACCAAGAGAGTGAGCTAGAAGAGACTAGGTTAAAAGCAAATTCAGACACTGGTTTATCAATTGCACCAGTAGCAGAATCTAATGATTCATCCTCTATGAATGGCACGTCTCGTTCGTTTTCAGTGTATAACAACCCCTCAGCTCAGGATAATTTTCAAAGAAAGTCTGAGTCAGAATTTTATGCGACACCACCACATACTGAGGACCGAAGTTTCTTGGACTTCTCTACTCAGGATGAAG GAAGAGCTGGAGTTTCTGGTTATGCGTCAGTAAAATCCTCTACAAGTATGCATGATGCTTTTATGGAAGTTTCTGGCCAGTCTGCTATTCCTGTTGAATCCACTAAGGCTGCTACTCAAAAGCAGCATGAGAATAAGCTGCATCCGTTTGGTGTGTTGTGGTCTGAGCTAGAGAGCAGTAACGTACCAGTTAACCTGTTACCAAACAGGTCCTATGATGCAATGGGGGAGCCTACTGGTGCAATAGACAATCGGCCCATTGATTCCCGAAGAAATACACAAGTTGATCCCAACATGTCCCTTGATGGTCTGGCTTCTAACCGGATGTCGCAGTTTGAACATCTTTCCAACCGCTTTAACCTTGGGGATCAACTTTCATCAAATCAACATAACCAACAGCAATTCCAAAACCGGGATATGCTGTCGCATTCACATATAGGTGATCAAGCTCAGGATCTGGATTATTTAATAACTCTCCAGTTGCAGCAGCAACAAAAGATTCAGTTGCAACAGCAGCAGAAGATTCAattgcagcagcagcagaagaTTCAGTTGCAACAGCAGCAGAAGATGCAGCTGCAACAGCATCAACTAGAACAAGAGCATCAGTTACATCAGAAGCTCTTACAGGAGCAACAACAGTCCCATGCTCGGCAATTACATTATCAACAGATTCTACAAGGACAGACTCCTGATTCAAGGTTTGGGCAGTCACATGACTTCCCTCGATCCAACAATGTTGATCAGATGTTGTTAGAACACCAGCTAATGAATGAACTGCAGAAAAGTTCTGGCCATCCGTCACAAAATTTTGCACCATACATTGAGCAACTTGCCGCTGGAAATTTTGGTCAATTGCCACATGAAGGCCATCAGAGGGAACTACTTGAACAGCTACTTTCAACAAAAATGCAATCTCAATATGGACCAATGCAATCTCCATACGGACAACTGCAATCTGAACCAACTCGGTCTTTGGAGTACCAACTGCTGCAGCAAGAGCAGCTGATGCAATTGGCAAACGGAGTGAGGCACAATACACTATTGGAGGAACAGAGACATATTGACCCTCTGTGGCCATCTGACCATAATGATCAGCTTCTAAGAAGTCATCCTGGGATCCAACGTTCGCGATCCTCTACAGGATTTAGACAACTAGACTTTCATCAACAGCAGCAGAGGCCACCCTTCGAGGATCAGTTTGGTCAACTTGAGCGGAACCTTTTATATCAGCAACAGCTTCGACAAGAATTATTCGAGCAGGGTCTGCCATTTGAGCGATCAGCATCCTTACCTGTAAGTGTATCGGGGATGAATCTGGATCCAGTAAATGGTCTTGGACTCTCTCAAGGTCTGGAGTTGCGGGATGCTACTACCCACATGCAGATTGGGAATTCTACTCTGGGTTTTAATCATCAGAATCCCCGTATACCAATAGGTGAACCTCATTTTTCACAGTTGGAATCAATGGAAGGACGTTGGTCTGGAGCTGACACACAGGTTGTTGGTGACTGGGCCGAATCTCAACTTCATAGATCAAATATTGATGCTGAACATCATAAAATGAGGTCAGAAAGTAGGAGAATGGGTGAAGATTCCAACTCATGGATGTTAGGTGGGACTACAGAAGACAGGTCAAAACAGCTATTTATGGAGTTGCTCCACCAGAGACCCGGCCATCAATCTGCTGAATCACCAAGCATGAACCGTGGGCAATCCTTTGACAGGATGGCTCCTTCTGGCCTTACCCCAGGGATTCAAACACTTGGCGGCTATTCAGATCATGGTGGTAGTCATAACGCTCCTTCAACTTTTGGTGCTCGAGCATTTTCTGATGAACAGATCAACAGATCATCCGGAGATAGGAACAATATGGGATCATTGCACCGTAATAATTCCTTGCTTTCTGGAATTATTGATGGTGGGCGGTCAACTCAGAATGAAACTCAAGCCTTCAGTAATATGTATGCTATGAACAAAGACGCGAATGACATCAAAACTTGGAACAATGTGCCGCCTAAAAATGAGGGAATGGGAAGGATGATGTCATTTGAAGCCCAAGATAGAATGGGCAAGCAAGCAGTATTAGACTCACTGGTTCATGGGGAGCTTCCTGTTGTTACGCCTGGCCAACAGTCTTCTTTAAATATCTCTG ACCAATACAGTGACAACTTGGTTGGAGAAGATAGAAGGAAGGATAG GTTGGTAGTTCCATCACATGGACAGAATTCAGTATTGTTAAAAAGGCCTCCCTCATCCCATTCTTCATCATCGCATGAAGGATTGATAGAGCGTATCTCTGACACAGCTAGCAGGACAGCAGCAAGTTCGTATAGTGGAATTGAAG GCGGTGTGAGACGGGAATCAGGAGCAGCGGGAAACAAAGGGTCAACGTCAGAGGCGACATCGTTCAGtgagatgttgaagaagagtAATAGCATGAAGAAGGTGGCGGCAGAGTCAAATGATGTAACAGAAGGAAGCAAAGGTGGTGGcgggaagaagaaagggaagaaAGGGAGGCAGATCGATCCAGCTCTTCTTGGTTTCAAAGTCACTAGCAATCGCATTATGGGCGAGATCCACCGTGCTGAtgatttttaa